A genomic region of Camelus ferus isolate YT-003-E chromosome 11, BCGSAC_Cfer_1.0, whole genome shotgun sequence contains the following coding sequences:
- the ZNF25 gene encoding zinc finger protein 25, which translates to MNKFRGPVTFKDITVEFTREEWQLLDAAQRTLYREVMQENYRHLISVGYRVNRPNAVFKLKQGKEPWILEVEFPRQELPEDLWNIHDQGPRNQESQAENTRNGELTKHQKTDTTEKAYKCNECEKSFCQKSALIVHQHTHSKDKPSECGKSAPRNGDLTRQQKTQTREKTYECKECKKTFYHLSSLSRHLRTHAGEKPYECNQCEKSFYQKPHLMEHQKTHTGEKPYECTECGKFFYVKAYLMVHQKTHTGEKPYECKECRKSFSQKSHLTVHQRTHTGEKPYKCKECGKFFSRNSHLKTHQRTHTGEKPYECKECGKCFYQKSALTVHQRTHTGEKPFECSKCGKNFYYKSDLTKHQRKHTGEKPYECSECGKSFSVNSVLRLHQRTHTGEKPYECKDCGKSFSQKSHFIIHQRKHTGEKPYECQECRKTFIQKSKLTAHQKTHTEGES; encoded by the exons GGGCCAGTGACATTCAAGGATATTACTGTGGAATTCACCCGGGAGGAATGGCAGCTGCTGGATGCTGCTCAGAGGACCCTGTACAGGGAAGTGATGCAGGAGAACTACCGCCACCTGATCTCAGTGG GTTATCGTGTGAATAGGCCAAATGCAGTCTTCAAGTTGAAGCAAGGAAAAGAGCCATGGATATTAGAAGTAGAATTTCCACGTCAGGAACTACC AGAAGACCTATGGAATATTCATGATCAAGGACCAAGAAATCAGGAAAGCCAAGCTGAAAATACAAG GAATGGAGAACTCACAAAACATCAGAAAACTGATACCACAGAGAAAGCCtataaatgtaatgaatgtgaAAAGTCCTTCTGCCAGAAGTCTGCTCTCATAGTACATCAGCACACTCACTCAAAGGACAAACCCAGCGAATGTGGCAAATCTGCCCCTAGGAATGGAGACCTCACGAGGCAACAGAAAACTCAAACCAGAGAGAAAACCTATGAATGTAAAGAATGTAAGAAAACTTTCTACCACCTGTCATCTCTCAGTAGACATCTGAGAACCCATGCAGGGGAGAAACCGTATGAATGTAATCAGTGTGAGAAGTCCTTCTACCAGAAGCCACACCTCATGGAACatcagaaaacacacacaggagagaaaccctatgaatgtactGAATGTGGGAAGTTCTTCTATGTTAAGGCATACCTCATGGTGCatcagaaaacacacacaggggagaaaccctatgaatgtaaggaatgtaggAAATCCTTTTCCCAGAAGTCACACCTCACAGTACATCAGAGAACACATACAGGGGAGAAACcctataaatgtaaggagtgtgggAAATTCTTCTCTAGAAATTCTCACCTCAAAACTCATCAGAGAACCCACACGGGAgaaaaaccctatgaatgtaaggaatgtgggaaatgCTTCTACCAGAAGTCAGCCCTAACAGTACATCAGCGAActcacacaggggagaaaccctTTGAATGTAGCAAATGTGGAAAAAACTTCTACTATAAATCAGACCTCACTAAACATCAGAGAAAGCACACAGGGGAGAAGCCCTATGAATGTAGCGAATGTGGGAAATCTTTCTCTGTGAATTCAGTCCTCAGATTACATCAGAGgactcacacaggagagaaaccctacgAATGTAAGGACTGTGGGAAATCCTTCTCTCAGAAGTCACATTTTATCATACATCAGAGaaaacacacaggagagaaaccctacgAATGTCAGGAGTGCAGGAAAACTTTTATCCAGAAATCAAAACTCACTGCACATCAgaagacacacacagaaggggAAAGCTAA